GGAGGTCCGGCTCGGTGATATTGCGGTCGTTGAGCAGGACAAGGATGTTGAATTCGACGGCGGCCTTTCGGCAGCTGTCAATCGCCCGGAGAACTCGGCTGTAGGTGCCGCGGCCGGAATGGTCTTTTCGATAGAAATCGTGGAGCTCCTGCGGGCCGTCCAGACTGATGCCCAGCAGGAAGTTGTGTTCAGCGAAGAAGCGGCACCAGTCGTCATCAAGAAGGACGGCGTTGGTCTGGAATGTGTTTTGGACGGATTGTTCTTCGGTTCGGTATTGTGTCTGAAAGCGGACGGCTTTTTTGTAGAAATCCAGTCCCATCAGGGTTGGTTCGCCTCCCTGCCAGGCGAAGGCATTCACAGGGAATCGCAATTGAAGGTACTGTTTGCAGAGCGTTTCAAGAACAGCTTCGCTCATCCGGCAGGGCGAGTCGGGAAAGAGGGTCTTTTTGGGGGTATAAAAACAGTACCGGCAGGCCAGATTGCAGTCCGGCCCTGCCGGTTTGATGAGCAATGTAAACGGCTGAACCATCGTTCGGTTATCCTCTGGCTCCTCTGAGAATAACTCGGTTTCCGTCCGTCCAGTTGTCGCGGTAGTACGTGACGGCTTCAAAGGTATCGCTGAGGGAGTCCATTTTCTCATTCAGTTTGCTGCGAAGGTCCTGCAGGGTCGTCTGGTACTCCGGATTGGACACCAGATTTGTCATTTGATAAGGGTCGTTTTGATTGTCAAACAGCAATTCCTGCGGTGCATCGGCTCTTGGGATGCGGAATCTGGCATAGGTAAAGCGTTTGGTTCGGACAGCCCGCCACTCGTGGCCGACATCCCAGGCGGCGGTGGCCCCGGTTCCCTGCAGAAAGGCAAACTCCGGCTGCGGGCCGGATTGTCCCAATGCCAGATGGGCCAGATTCATTCCTTCCCATCGGGAGGGGACAGGCAGACCGAGCAGACCGAGGAATGTCGGGGCGAAATCGACGGTGGATAGGCAGGCATCGGAGACGGCCCCGGCCGGGATATGTCCGGGCCATCGAATCAGGAAGGGAATGCGGGCTGCTTCTTCGTAGAAGATGTTTTTGGCGCGGCGGCCCTGCGAACCGAACATTTCCCCATGGTCGGAGGAGAAAACAACGATGGTGTTTTCGGCCAGACCGCTGGCGTCAAGAAACTGCATCAGCCGTCCGAAGTTCCAGTCGAGGTTGGTTGTCATCGCGTAATAGTTTCGTCTCCACGTTTCGAGGGAGGCACGCTCGGTGTCGGACAGCCGAGCCCAGTTATCGGCATAGGGGTCGTTGGTTGGTTTATAGTTGGGCGGGTTGGGCAGAGAAGTCTTTGCGAACATATCCCGATATTCGGCGGGGACGTTTTCGTCATTCCACGGGTCGTGCGGCGTACCCCACGACAGAACCATTGCGAAAGGCCGGGAGGATTTGACGGCATTGCACTTAAGCCAGTTGATAGCCAGGTCTGTCTGACCATCGGGTTCATAGACGCCGGGGCCGTAATAAATTTTTTCTTTGGATTCGGTGTGGTAGTAGGTGTTGTAGTAATCGTGATGGAAGTTATAGGCGGCCCAGAAGCCGTTAAAGCCGAGCCGGTGGACGCCGCGGGGGACAAAGGAGTTATTCGGGTTGTCGTGGTCGCCGAGGACGTTGGCATACAGGTGCCATTTGCCGATATAAGCAGTCTGGCAGCCGGCGCGGGTCAAAACATGACCGAGGCAGTCCTGATAAGGATTGAGCCGCAGTTCGTTGATGACCATTCCGTGGCTGGTGGTATACTTGCCGGTCATCAGCGTGGCGCGGAAGGCCGAACAAACGGGGGTATTGGCGACAGTGTTGACGAAGTTGGTGCTTTGGGCGGCAAACCGGTCCAGATTCGGAGTAACGGCCTGCCCGGTATAGTGGGTGCCGTTCCAATAGCGGGCATAGCCGCAGTGGTTCAATCCCAGCTGGTCGGCCAGGACAATCAGAAGGTTCGATTTTAACACTGAGGAGCCGGCATAAAGGGAAGGGGCCAGTCGATTCAGAAGAAGCCCGGCGGCTCCGAGCGTGCCTTGTTTGAGCAGAGTACGGCGGCTGATTTTGTTTGTCGGATTCATTTCTATCTCCCGTGTGTCATCTTAACAAAGCAGACAACGAATGAAAACGGTTTCTTTCTTACTGCTGAAGAGTTATTTTCGCGGGGCGGTTTGATACAGATGCTGAATCTCTTTTTCCGAGAGGACCCGGTTGAAGAAAGCGATATCCGTGATGGCACCGGAAAAGCCAGCCCCCAATTCATCGAGGGAGCGCCCGAAGGACAGCTCTATGTACCGTTCAAGCGGGGTGTCCTGCGGACGGGCGGATTGGGCACACAGACGCCCATTGAGATACATCAATTTCCGGGTGCCTTTGGCGTGGGTGACGGCAAAGAAATACCAGCGGCCCGGCTCGAGAGGACGGTCGCTGACAATGGAATTGACTTTTCGAGCATCCGGCCGTCGGTTCGGGTAGTAGGCGGTATGTTCCAATCTGCCGTCCTCGGCAATCCGCAGGATGCGATAGTAGGAATTTTCCATAACAGCCGGAATAGGTTGAGCGGTCAGATGAGACCAGATGAGCTGGGGCTCAATTTTATCCGGCCGAAGCCAGCAGAGAACGGTGTAGTCGCCGGAATCATTTTCAAAAATCGGCCGGACCTCGGAGATTCGGACCGACTGCTCAGGCATCATTGCAAGAGCGTAAGAAGGACTGTCTGGAGTCGAGAAAGGTCCTTGAACAACTTGCAGATCGGAGGAGAAATGAATCTGTAAGCCGGTTTTTCCTGTGAGATCGGCGAGGGTTTGGGGGAGTTTTTCTTTTAGCCGGAGATAAAGGGTGGGCTCGAGGACTCGAACGGATGCCTCAAACGGGGAAGGAATCTGATACGTAAAGTCCTGGACTTTCGCCGGAATCAGTGCAAGGGTTTGCCCGGAGGCAGAGGCGGCCTGAAAAGCGGTGAGCCGCACGGTTTTCTGGGAAGTACGGAGGTTGGAGCCGAGAAGCATTTCCACCGTTCCTTCAAGAACGTGAGCTTCTGTGTTGGCGTACTGGTCCATAACAACGCCGAATTTGGTTCCGTAATCGATGATGCACGCGGAGGGTGTCCGAACCGTGAATCCCTCGGCATTTTTGGGGACATCGGCAGTCAGTTTCCCCTGAATCAAAAACAGCTGATTGTCATTTTCGAGTCGGAATTCGGCGGGACCTTCCAGAAGAACAAAGGCGCCTTGCTCAGTGCGAATGCGTACAAGCCCCTGCTGAAGACGAAGGGTTTGTTTGCCAAGCGAAGCGCCGGGAGAGTACTGTTCAAATTCCTCGTCAAAACATGCCTGAAAGGTTTCGAGGATTTGCCCATGCTGGGTATCTCGAACCGGCATCCAATGAGTGTAAAGAAGGAGCATCAGGGCGGCGGCGATGGATGCAAGCATCGGCACCAGACTGATTTTGCGGAAGGTCGGAGAGGGTTTGGAGGCCGCAATAGGAGGAGCCGGAGGTTCTTTGGCGATTGGAACGGCCGGGGACAGTTGCTCCATTTCAGCCAGAGAAAGCCACAGTTCCTGCTTAAGAAGACCTTCTTCGTCTTCTTCTGTTAGTTCCCATTGAAGGATGTCCGGTGTTTTTCGGAATTGAGCGGTGTTTTCAATGATGGAAAGATAGAAGGTTCGCACGTCAAGGCGTGTCTGGAGGAGTTTTTCAAAGGATTCAAACTCCTCCAGGGAGATTGAACCGTCGAGAATTCGAAGGATAATTCGGGCGATTTCAAATTTTTCGCGGACGGATTCCATTAAAAGTGTTCCGAAAGGAGATTTCGCTGAATGCATTCGAAGAGAAAACAGTGGATTTTGGCGAGGTTTTTGTAGACCAGTTCGTTGGATTTTCCCCACTGCTGTGCAATTTGTTTGACCGGCAGAGCGCGCTGGTATCGAAGATTGATCAG
This window of the Anaerohalosphaeraceae bacterium genome carries:
- a CDS encoding sulfatase, with translation MNPTNKISRRTLLKQGTLGAAGLLLNRLAPSLYAGSSVLKSNLLIVLADQLGLNHCGYARYWNGTHYTGQAVTPNLDRFAAQSTNFVNTVANTPVCSAFRATLMTGKYTTSHGMVINELRLNPYQDCLGHVLTRAGCQTAYIGKWHLYANVLGDHDNPNNSFVPRGVHRLGFNGFWAAYNFHHDYYNTYYHTESKEKIYYGPGVYEPDGQTDLAINWLKCNAVKSSRPFAMVLSWGTPHDPWNDENVPAEYRDMFAKTSLPNPPNYKPTNDPYADNWARLSDTERASLETWRRNYYAMTTNLDWNFGRLMQFLDASGLAENTIVVFSSDHGEMFGSQGRRAKNIFYEEAARIPFLIRWPGHIPAGAVSDACLSTVDFAPTFLGLLGLPVPSRWEGMNLAHLALGQSGPQPEFAFLQGTGATAAWDVGHEWRAVRTKRFTYARFRIPRADAPQELLFDNQNDPYQMTNLVSNPEYQTTLQDLRSKLNEKMDSLSDTFEAVTYYRDNWTDGNRVILRGARG
- a CDS encoding LamG-like jellyroll fold domain-containing protein, which encodes MESVREKFEIARIILRILDGSISLEEFESFEKLLQTRLDVRTFYLSIIENTAQFRKTPDILQWELTEEDEEGLLKQELWLSLAEMEQLSPAVPIAKEPPAPPIAASKPSPTFRKISLVPMLASIAAALMLLLYTHWMPVRDTQHGQILETFQACFDEEFEQYSPGASLGKQTLRLQQGLVRIRTEQGAFVLLEGPAEFRLENDNQLFLIQGKLTADVPKNAEGFTVRTPSACIIDYGTKFGVVMDQYANTEAHVLEGTVEMLLGSNLRTSQKTVRLTAFQAASASGQTLALIPAKVQDFTYQIPSPFEASVRVLEPTLYLRLKEKLPQTLADLTGKTGLQIHFSSDLQVVQGPFSTPDSPSYALAMMPEQSVRISEVRPIFENDSGDYTVLCWLRPDKIEPQLIWSHLTAQPIPAVMENSYYRILRIAEDGRLEHTAYYPNRRPDARKVNSIVSDRPLEPGRWYFFAVTHAKGTRKLMYLNGRLCAQSARPQDTPLERYIELSFGRSLDELGAGFSGAITDIAFFNRVLSEKEIQHLYQTAPRK